The DNA window AGTAATGAAATCCAGAAGGATGATGGATTAACGAAACAGGAAGAGACAATTTCAAGCGATTCGGTTGCAAATCAATGCAATTGTAACCAGCAACATGCTGCTGAAGTGCAAggcattgaaagaaacatGCTCGAAAACTCAAAACTCCAGGAACAAAGCAATGACATGGAACATAACCTCCTTCCAGCTGAAAAGTTCATATGAGATATTACATATCCGTGCGTTATATGTAATCTCCTATACAGCTATATATCTTGTATATACAATTCGATGGCATTAAAACTGAGTTATACGCATTTTTTCAGACGGAATTACATCGCTTTGGACGAATGATTGGGCCGtgtaattttgaaaaatttttgtataTTATAGTTCTCTGTTGTTACAAGAACGTAACGTAATAAGATTAGTGGCAAAACAACAGAAAGAAGGGAAGTCAACGCCGTTTCCTTTGCAGTTTTTAAATCTGTTATTCTTTgttatttcaatatattaAGATAAGATGGACGAAGAAGAGAGATCAAAGGCAATTCATGAGGAACCCAGGGAAGAAATTAtagataatgatgaaaacgGTATCCCTAgcgatgaagaagaagggGAAGACGTTTTTGATTCAtcagaagatgatgaaaacctggatgatgatgaggaagagGCCAGAAACATAAAAGAAGGGTTTATAgtagatgaagatgaggaagaagaagaagatgatgacgatgttaccaaaagaaagaggaaacataagagaagaaatagaGACGAGGAAGATGACCGTCTATCTGAAGACGATTTGGACCTTTTGATGGAAAACGCGGGGGTTAAAAGAGCCGTGGAATCTACATCTGGTAAtagattgaaaagattgaaaagagtcggtgaagatgaagaagtcGAAGAAGACGATGAAATCAGGAAAGGTACTAGGCCTCAGGATTCTGGAACATCTCAATTAGACTCTATCTTTGCAGATATTGATGAAGGCCCAAGAAGGGATCACGAAGAAGACGAGCTAGATGAAGACTTAGACGAAGATAGAAGAAAAGCTCGGAAGACTGGTATGTTAGATGAATTGGACGATTTTatcgaagaagatgaattttctgatgaagacgaagaaaCCAGACAAGAAAGAAGAGCCGAACGAAGAttacaacaacagcaaaGACTAAAATCGTCGGCTGAAATAACAGGTTTATCATCTGAAAAGATAGATGAAATGTATGATATTTTTGGTGACGGTCACGATTATGACTGGGCccttgaaattgaaaatgaagagtTAGATGAGGCAAATCTGGCTGCGGAAGGTCGAGATGAATTCGATGAAGAAGGTGGAAtgaaaaaacaaacaaaaaaagtgCCTGCTCTACATGATATTTATGATTTAGAAGATTTAAAACAAAATCTATTAACCGAGGAAGATAtgataataagaaaaacCGATATTCCAGAGagatttcaagaaattagaaCTGATATTAACAATTACGGTGGTCTCTCCACTGAAGATCAAAAGTTGGagaaaaattggataaGTGACAAAGTTGCtgttgataaaaatttcgATCCATCATACGACCTTactgaattcaaagaagcAATTGGTAATGCTATTAGATTCATGACAGAAGATAACCTTGAAGTTCCATTTATTTACGCTTACCGTCGTAACTATATTTCTTCCAGAGTAAGTGGCGGTTTCGTTCTGACTGAAGATGACCTTTGGGATGTCTTAAGGTTAgacattgaattcaatagTATAATTAATAAAAGGGATTATGTTAAGAAATTCTATGAAGAATTAGACGTTCAAGACTCCGATGTTGATGACTATTTCCAGAACCAATCCAATGCATCTGTTACTGAGTTAAATGCTTTACAAGATATTCACAGTTACTTGGAATTCAAATATGCACAAAAAATCAACACTTCGGTTCAAAATAATTCAGCGAACGGTTTTAACAGTGCCAAGaagcatttgaaaaatacaaGTTACGAAAAGTTCAAGAATAGTCCGCTTTATCAAGCAATCAAGGAAATTGGTATCACAGCAGATGATGTCGGTGAAAATGTTAGTTCTCAACACCAAATTCATAACGCTGTCGACCACGCAACCTCGAAGCCCTTAGAAGTTATAGAATCAGTTGTAAAGGAAAACTTGACTGAGTTGCAAGTGTTTTCAAATAACCTAGGTTTAGCAATGGAAACGGTTAAGAAATATTACTCCCTGGAACTttctaaaaatattaaGGTAAGAGAAAAAGTCAGATCGGATTTTTACAGATATTACCTAGTGGATACGGTCCTAACAAAGAAAGGTAAAAATGAGATTCAAAGAGGGTCACCTTACGAAGACATCAAGTATGCTATTAACAGAACTCCAATGCACTTCCGTAGAGATCCTGATATTTTCTTGCGTATGCTGGAGGCAGAAAActtgaatttattgaacaTTAAAATTCACATGTCATCACAAGGCCAATATATCGATcatcttttccaaattgCATTAGAGACCACAAATACCTCTGAATTAGCTACTGAGTGGAATGAATTCCGTAAAGCCGCATTCAAAGAAGCTATGGAACACATATTCTCAGATATTTCTCGAGAGATCAAAGATGACTTGACAAAGACTTGCCAGAAATTAGTCGCTAAAGTTGTTCGTCACAAGTTCATGACTAAGTTGGATCAAGCTCCATTTataccaaatttaaaagatccaaaaattcCAAAGGTTTTGAGTTTAACATGTGGACAAGGTAGATTTGGTTCAGATGCCATTATTGCTGTTTTTTTGAATCGTAAGGGTGATTTAGTGAAGGACTTTAAAATTGTTGAGAATCCATTTGATAAGAATAACGCCCAagcttttgaagataaactTGATGAGATAATACAGACCTGTCAAGCAAATGCCATTGGTATTAATGGACCAAATCCAAAGACagagaaattttacaaaaaagtGTTGGAAGTGATTCATAAAAAGCAAATTGTTGATAATAGGGGTCATAGTATTCCTGTCATATATGTAGAGGACGAGGTAGCCTTGCGTTATCAAAGCTCCAAGCGTGCTGCTGACGAATTCCCTAACAAGCCAACACTTGTAAAATATTGTATTGCTCTTGCACGTTACATGCATTCCCCACTCTTAGAATATGCTAACttatcaattgaagaacTCACTTCATTGGCCATTCACCCTCTTCAATCGTTGTTACCCTATGACATACTGAAAAGTGCTTTGGAAAGTGCTTTTGTAGATATTGTCAATTTGGTTGGTGTCGAAATAAATAAGGCCACCGACAACGATTATTATGCGAGTGCActaaaatatatttctgGATTTGGTAGACGTAAAGCTATTGACTTCATTCAATCGTTACATAGACTGAACGAACCACTGTTGGCACGTCAACAGTTGATCACCCACAATATCCTACACAAAACTATTTTCATGAACTCTGCTGGGTTCTTATACATTTCTTGGAATGATAAGAGACAGAGATACGAAGATGTCGAGCATGATCAACTAGATAGTACTAGAATTCATCCTGAAGATTATCATTTAGCAACCAAGGTTGCGGCAGATGCTCTTGAGTATGATCCTGATACGATTGCTGAAAAGGAAGACCAGGGTTCTATGAGtgaattcattgatttattgaagaaagatcCTGACTGTCGAACGAAGCTCgaatctttaaatttggaTCAATATGCAGAACAGCTAGAGAGTTCTACTGGCCAAAGGAAGTTGAATAACCTAAGTACTATTGTTCTAGAATTGTTAGATGGATTTGAGGAGCTAAGAAATGATTTTCACCCATTGCAAGGAGAGGAAATTTTCCATAGTTTATCTGGAGAAACTGAAAAGACGTTCTTCAAAGGGTGCATTATTCCAGTTAGGgttgaaagattttggCATAATGATATCAAATGTATAACAAACTCGGAGGTTGACTGTATTGTCAATGCACAACGTCATGCTGGTGCACAATACAAAAGACCtgcaaatgaaatttatgaaattgGCAAGACCTATCCAGCTAAAGTTATCTATATTGATTACGCTAACATTTCAGCCGAAGTTTCCCTCTTAGAGCATGATATTAAGCATGAGTATGTTCCTATAAACTATAGCAAGGATCCCGCAATTTGGGATATACAGCAAGAAATGAAAGActtagaagaagaaaagaaaattacgACTGAAAGAGCACGTGCAAAAAGGACGCACCGTGTTATTAACCATCCATACTATTTCCCTTTCAACGGTAGACAAGCAGAAGATTACTTAAGGAGTAAAGATCGTGGCGATTTTGTTATTAGACAATCTAGTCGTGGTGATGATCACTTGACTGTTACCTGGAAATTAGACAGAGATTTGTTTGAACATATTGACataaaagaattagaaaaagaaaatccaTTGGCATTGGGTAAAGTGTTGGTGGTCGATGGCCAGAGATACCATGATCTTGATCAATTGattgttgaatttttgcAACAAAAGATTAGgttattgaatgaaatgacgtctaatgaaaaattcaagaaggGTACCCCAAAAGAGGTTACGAAATTTATTGAGGATTATTCTAAAGTTAATCCTAAAAAATCTGTTTATTATTTCAGTTTGAATTATGATCATCCAGGTTGGttcttcattaatttcaagattaaCGCAAATAGTAAATTGTACACTTGGAATGTCAAATTAACAAATACTGGTTTTTATTTGGTTAATTACAACTATCCAAGTGTGGTTCAATTATGTAATGGGTTCAAGACACTATTGAAATCCAATAGAGGTAGAAATCCAAGTTCTAGGCCATAAATTGAGGACTTTTAGGttgtttatatatttttttctatctttACTATCATGTTATTTTATACTTAATGGTTTgtattttaatgaaatattattattataattttaagCAAGCGACTAAATATAGGTATTAGGATCCTGTCTTGTGCCCTGTGTTATATCCGGTTTAAGAAGTTTCTTGCTATTGGAACAATCTCggaaaattatattttttttgaaactcGAAATCATGGATTATCGGAACTCAAcataataaaatttgaaatgaaattttctcgATGAAAAAGcaaagaggaagaagacaGTATTAAAGCTGACAGGCTGTTTCATAGATCCAGTAGGTCTTAGGTAAGAAATCTAAAGAGGATGTTTTCATCAAGGCTCTATGGCCTTAGTAATGAATTAATGATAGGGGGTGGACGTTTGTTACCATCATCGACTATGATGGTTCAGATTTCGAGAACAAATAAAATCGCAGCCTTTAACCCCTATAGTATCCGTCTCAATAGTACTAGTAGCAAGCTAGCTTCAAAAGGTAAAAATGAGCAGGCAAAAAGTTCACTTTGGATGAAAGTAAAACATGAAGCTAGTCACTATTGGAATGGTACTAAATTGTTAGGATTCGAGATCAAGATATCTTCAAGGTTACTGATGAAAATGCTAGCGGGGAATTCGTTGTCTCGTAGAGAAAATTTGCAACTGAAGAGAACGACAAAAGATGTGGTCAGACTTGTTCCATTTTCTGCTTTTGTATTGATCCCATTCGCTGAGCTATTGTTACCAATAGCTTTGAAACTATTCCCAAATCTATTACCTTCAACATATGAATCCAAAAAGGATAAAGAGTCCAAGTTGGAGAATTTAAGGAAAACAAGAGAAGTGGTTACTGAGATTATTAGAGAAAATAAGTCCCATTTCAAGCCAATTGGGATATCTGATAAccaaaagaagattttcaatgatttctATACACATGTGAGAGAAACGGGAGAACCTGAATCAAGAAAACAGCTTATAGAAGTGGCAAAATTATTCACTGACGACACTGTCCTAGATAACTTGACACGACCCCACTTGGTTGCATTAGCAAAATATATGAACATTCAACCATTCGGAAATGACGTTATATTGCGTTATAGAATCAGATATAAAATGCtagaattgaagaaagatgatTTTTCCATCTTTTATGAGGATGCTGAAAATTTAACACCAGTAGAGCTAAAAAATGCTTGCGCTTCTAGGGGTATTAGAATCAAAAATGTCAATGACTCCACTTTAAGGGACAATTTAAGGCTGTGGCTCAATATGagattgaaagataaaataCCGTCTACCTTACTAATTCTAGCAACTAGTTATAACTATGGCGATGTCTCTTCTAAAAAATCGTTGTACGACTCATTATGCGATGTGTTGAGCGGGCTACCAGACGAGCTGTATCACGAAGTGGAAGTGAATGTtgtaaatgaaaatacTGTGACTGCCAAGGAGAAACTGGAACAGCTGAAGGAACAGGACGAGATCatgaaggaagaagaggaacaAGAAGGTGAATCTGTTGTCAGAGTAGAAGATAAACTAAACCTAGACGAAGTAGATCAGTCTCATGGCACCGACCAGAGGTTGCTTGATACAAAGTCTAAAGACTCCAAGACTATCAATGGAGAATGATGTATTTATgtgtaaatattttatgtCAATAGGGAATACTCCTTTCAAGTTAAATATTCTTTGGAGATATGCTTCAAAGAACGGTCAAGGCATGAAATCATCGGGATATTTGAGGTAGAACAGGCTGTGCGATAAAGACTTATCCGTTTCGATGCAGATGTCACACAGTAATGTTGATTATCCATTCACCGACGATGTATCCATTCATACAAGTAACTCTTTAACCGCAAATGGATTATGGCTGACTTGGAAAtgtaaacaaaaaaaatacaccaaaaatgaaaaaaaaagacgCGCGTTCGTTTTGTGACGCGTCCTGAGTTCTTGCATTTAGGTAATGCATcataaaaattcaattgtgACTGAAATTCTATTTATTACAGCCTTCTGCCATTACATTCAGGTCACTACCAGATTATCTTTTCGGCAGAAAGCTCTATTTCTAAACAGCTTTTTGAAGTCTCCACCGTCGTTGAAATGCCATACTCTAATACGAACGAGGTTTCCAGGATAAGTGACGAGATGATCGAGAATAAAGTTGCACCCTTCAAAAGGGGAAAGCAAGTCAAAATAGAAACATACCATAGCGGAGTTGATAGGGAAGCCCTAGCAAAAGTGAATTCGAATAACCTCAAGAAAGATAcagagaagaaatttcaaacaaGAGTACGAAGAGATAATAGCGAGCTAGCGTATAATtcattaaagaaaagacGTGTGTATAAAGATAGTGGAAGCTCATCCTTTGAACAAAAAACGTCACCACcgaattttgaaaatgaaacaacATCCTATGAACAGATGTCAAGAAATGAGGTCCATGCCTGGAACGATTTAGACTcagatgaaaaagatgatattTGCATGGTCACTGAATATACTGATGATATATTCCAGCATCTCTATGAACGTGAACAACAAACCC is part of the Kazachstania africana CBS 2517 chromosome 1, complete genome genome and encodes:
- the SPT6 gene encoding chromatin-remodeling histone chaperone SPT6 (similar to Saccharomyces cerevisiae SPT6 (YGR116W); ancestral locus Anc_3.460) — protein: MDEEERSKAIHEEPREEIIDNDENGIPSDEEEGEDVFDSSEDDENLDDDEEEARNIKEGFIVDEDEEEEEDDDDVTKRKRKHKRRNRDEEDDRLSEDDLDLLMENAGVKRAVESTSGNRLKRLKRVGEDEEVEEDDEIRKGTRPQDSGTSQLDSIFADIDEGPRRDHEEDELDEDLDEDRRKARKTGMLDELDDFIEEDEFSDEDEETRQERRAERRLQQQQRLKSSAEITGLSSEKIDEMYDIFGDGHDYDWALEIENEELDEANLAAEGRDEFDEEGGMKKQTKKVPALHDIYDLEDLKQNLLTEEDMIIRKTDIPERFQEIRTDINNYGGLSTEDQKLEKNWISDKVAVDKNFDPSYDLTEFKEAIGNAIRFMTEDNLEVPFIYAYRRNYISSRVSGGFVLTEDDLWDVLRLDIEFNSIINKRDYVKKFYEELDVQDSDVDDYFQNQSNASVTELNALQDIHSYLEFKYAQKINTSVQNNSANGFNSAKKHLKNTSYEKFKNSPLYQAIKEIGITADDVGENVSSQHQIHNAVDHATSKPLEVIESVVKENLTELQVFSNNLGLAMETVKKYYSLELSKNIKVREKVRSDFYRYYLVDTVLTKKGKNEIQRGSPYEDIKYAINRTPMHFRRDPDIFLRMLEAENLNLLNIKIHMSSQGQYIDHLFQIALETTNTSELATEWNEFRKAAFKEAMEHIFSDISREIKDDLTKTCQKLVAKVVRHKFMTKLDQAPFIPNLKDPKIPKVLSLTCGQGRFGSDAIIAVFLNRKGDLVKDFKIVENPFDKNNAQAFEDKLDEIIQTCQANAIGINGPNPKTEKFYKKVLEVIHKKQIVDNRGHSIPVIYVEDEVALRYQSSKRAADEFPNKPTLVKYCIALARYMHSPLLEYANLSIEELTSLAIHPLQSLLPYDILKSALESAFVDIVNLVGVEINKATDNDYYASALKYISGFGRRKAIDFIQSLHRLNEPLLARQQLITHNILHKTIFMNSAGFLYISWNDKRQRYEDVEHDQLDSTRIHPEDYHLATKVAADALEYDPDTIAEKEDQGSMSEFIDLLKKDPDCRTKLESLNLDQYAEQLESSTGQRKLNNLSTIVLELLDGFEELRNDFHPLQGEEIFHSLSGETEKTFFKGCIIPVRVERFWHNDIKCITNSEVDCIVNAQRHAGAQYKRPANEIYEIGKTYPAKVIYIDYANISAEVSLLEHDIKHEYVPINYSKDPAIWDIQQEMKDLEEEKKITTERARAKRTHRVINHPYYFPFNGRQAEDYLRSKDRGDFVIRQSSRGDDHLTVTWKLDRDLFEHIDIKELEKENPLALGKVLVVDGQRYHDLDQLIVEFLQQKIRLLNEMTSNEKFKKGTPKEVTKFIEDYSKVNPKKSVYYFSLNYDHPGWFFINFKINANSKLYTWNVKLTNTGFYLVNYNYPSVVQLCNGFKTLLKSNRGRNPSSRP
- the YLH47 gene encoding Ylh47p (similar to Saccharomyces cerevisiae YLH47 (YPR125W); ancestral locus Anc_3.461), whose product is MFSSRLYGLSNELMIGGGRLLPSSTMMVQISRTNKIAAFNPYSIRLNSTSSKLASKGKNEQAKSSLWMKVKHEASHYWNGTKLLGFEIKISSRLLMKMLAGNSLSRRENLQLKRTTKDVVRLVPFSAFVLIPFAELLLPIALKLFPNLLPSTYESKKDKESKLENLRKTREVVTEIIRENKSHFKPIGISDNQKKIFNDFYTHVRETGEPESRKQLIEVAKLFTDDTVLDNLTRPHLVALAKYMNIQPFGNDVILRYRIRYKMLELKKDDFSIFYEDAENLTPVELKNACASRGIRIKNVNDSTLRDNLRLWLNMRLKDKIPSTLLILATSYNYGDVSSKKSLYDSLCDVLSGLPDELYHEVEVNVVNENTVTAKEKLEQLKEQDEIMKEEEEQEGESVVRVEDKLNLDEVDQSHGTDQRLLDTKSKDSKTINGE